DNA from Geobacter sulfurreducens PCA:
GAGTGTCCTGGGGGTACGGTGAGCTTCCTCGACAACATTGAACAGATTGTCGCGACTCAGCCTTTCCTGGCCTTCGTTGCGGTCTTTGTCGGGGGAGTGCTCTCGTCGGCCTCCCCCTGCGTCCTGGCCACGATTCCCCTGGTGGTGGGGTTCGTGGGAGGCTATGCGGCAGAGAGCCGGAAAAAGGCATTTCTCTACTCTCTGTCCTTCATCGTGGGCCTATCGCTCACCTTCACCATCTTCGGCGCAGCGGCGGCCCTCCTGGGGACCATGTTCGGCACGGTGGGGGGATGGTGGTATGCGGCCGTGGGCGCCGTGGCGGTGGCCATGGGGCTCCAGATGATGGGGTTCTACGAACTGCGGCTCCCGGTCCTGCCGCAATTCAGACCGAAACGGGGCGGATTCTGGGGGGCCCTCCTCCTGGGACTCTTCTTCGGGGTCGCCTCATCCCCGTGTGCCACGCCGGTTCTCGTCGTCATCCTCTCCTTCGCTGCCCTGCAAGGAAACATCCTCTACGGCACGCTTCTCCTCTTCACCTACGCCCTCGGCCACTGCCTCCTCATGCTCGCGGCCGGCACCTTTACCGGCTTCGTTGAAGCCTTCGCCGCCTCCCGGGGAGTGGCCAACGTCTCCCACTGGGCAAAGCGGGGGAGCGGTGCCGTCATCGCCCTGGCCGGGGCATGGTTCATCTGGCGGGCGTTCTGACCCTATAGGCCCAAGGAGACTCATTCCCCATGCCAGCCACATCTCCTCATTCCCCGGAACTCTACCGCAAAGCGGCGCTCCTGGCCCTCATCACCATCATCTACAACATCGCTGAGGGGGCCGTATCTGTAGGGTTAGGCGTAGCGGACGAGACCCTCTCCCTCTTCGGCTTCGGTCTCGACTCCTTTGTGGAAGTGATCTCCGGAGTGGGGATATGGCATATGGTACAACGGGTGCGGCGGGGGGGAACGGAAGACCGGGACGCCTTCGAGCGCCGGGCACTGCGGATCACCGGAGGCGCCTTCTACCTCC
Protein-coding regions in this window:
- a CDS encoding cytochrome c biogenesis CcdA family protein, which codes for MSFLDNIEQIVATQPFLAFVAVFVGGVLSSASPCVLATIPLVVGFVGGYAAESRKKAFLYSLSFIVGLSLTFTIFGAAAALLGTMFGTVGGWWYAAVGAVAVAMGLQMMGFYELRLPVLPQFRPKRGGFWGALLLGLFFGVASSPCATPVLVVILSFAALQGNILYGTLLLFTYALGHCLLMLAAGTFTGFVEAFAASRGVANVSHWAKRGSGAVIALAGAWFIWRAF